Proteins from a genomic interval of Gadus morhua chromosome 19, gadMor3.0, whole genome shotgun sequence:
- the tcp11l2 gene encoding T-complex protein 11-like protein 2, protein MPLNDECSSPSSVSAEDPSSRNDGSQGRSHSLTSASDTDCSRESFTSDSSSKTSSPSSSPPKNITLDDMMSSGKDLSNLTLAHEIIVNRDFHVEPPKLAQNSLEKLVRDTVHRAYWDVLASELDAQPPVYGHAIKLLEEIKEILLSFLNPGANRMRTQISEVLDMELIGQQAASDTVDIQGLASYIISTMGKLCAPVRDEEVKGLQEARGNVVTLFKEMFRVLDLMKMDVINFTIQGLRPELQRQSVEYERAKFQSILEKTPSALDHTTSWIRGALEELLGVMSPPGQSSGPGKGQRALPGPFLVMDTAFLRILSWDPATLFPETLMTDEGRLLAIQKELRQLEVVAQVLLIVYSAMGGAIQGLPSLAERLKRMTCVLLEGMHSPDFALEEALRGVSAQLCVELSRSLTERGYPALSPALQATLTGQVLSVVQEGNPIRSLVEERVRQYFLSLLSAPAPQSCLATVPAGLTSVRPELASLAGRFMALVDFNRRVYGPFYSRILKKLMFDDMPPQPPSSAPPTVAAPTKETPSETAASPS, encoded by the exons ATGCCTCTGAACGACGagtgctcctccccctcctctgtcaGCGCAGAGGACCCGTCTAGCCGGAACGATGGCTCGCAGGGCCGCAGCCACAGCCTCACGTCGGCCAGCGACACGGACTGCTCCCGGGAGAGCTTCACCAGCGACTCCTCCAGCAAGACCAGCTCTCCCTCCT CCAGCCCCCCCAAGAACATCACCCTGGATGACATGATGTCATCGGGCAAGGACCTCTCCAACCTCACCCTGGCCCACGAGATCATCGTCAACCGGGACTTCCACGTGGAGCCTCCGAAGCTGGCCCAGAACAG TCTGGAGAAGCTGGTGAGAGACACGGTCCACCGGGCATACTGGGACGTCCTGGCGTCTGAGCTCGACGCCCAGCCACCCGTATATGGGCACGCCATCAAACTGCTGGAGGAGATCAAGGAG atTCTACTCTCCTTCCTGAACCCGGGGGCCAATCGGATGCGGACCCAGATCTCGGAGGTGCTGGACATGGAGCTGATTGGCCAGCAGGCGGCCAGCGACACGGTGGACATCCAGGGCCTGGCCTCCTACATCATCTCCACCATGGGCAAATTGTGCGCTCCGGTCCGAGACGAGGAAGTGAAGGGGCTGCAGGAGGCCCGCGGCAACGTGGTCACTCTGTTTAA GGAGATGTTCCGAGTGCTGGACCTCATGAAGATGGACGTCATCAACTTCACCATCCAGGGCCTGAGGCCGGAGCTCCAGCGGCAGTCCGTGGAGTATGAGAGGGCAAAGTTCCAGAGTATTCTGGAGAAAACGCCCA GTGCCCTGGACCACACCACCTCCTGGATCAGGGGGgccctggaggagctgctgggggTCATGAGCCCCCCCGGCCAGAGCTCCGGACCGGGGAAGGGCCAGAGAGCACTGCCTGGACCCTTCCTGGTCATGGACACGGCCTTCCTCCGCATCCTCTCATGGGACCCCGCCACCCTGTTCCCAGAG acccTGATGACGGATGAGGGCCGGCTGCTGGCCATCCAGAAGGAGCTACGTCAGCTGGAGGTGGTGGCCCAGGTGCTGCTCATCGTCTACAGTGCCATGGGCGGAGCAATACAGGGCCTCCCCTCATTGGCCGAGAGACTCAAGAGAATGACTTGCGTCCTGCTGGAGGGGATGCACAGCCC ggACTTCGCCCTGGAGGAGGCCCTCCGGGGGGTCAGTGCCCAGCTCTGCGTAGAGCTGAGCCGCTCGCTGACGGAGCGGGGGTACCCGGCCCTGTCCCCCGCCCTGCAGGCCACCCTCACCGGACAGGTCCTCAGCGTGGTCCAGGAGGGGAACCCCATCCGCAGCCTCGTCG aGGAGCGTGTGAGGCAGTActtcctgtccctcctctcgGCGCCGGCGCCCCAGTCGTGTCTGGCCACGGTCCCGGCCGGTCTCACCTCTGTGCGGCCCGAGCTGGCCTCTCTGGCCGGCCGCTTCATGGCGCTGGTGGACTTCAACCGCCGGGTCTACGGCCCCTTCTACTCCCGGATCCTGAAGAAGCTGATGTTCGACGACATGCCGCCGCAGCCCCCCTCGTCGGCACCGCCCACTGTGGCTGCTCCCACTAAGGAGACCCCCTCCGAGACCGCCGCCAGCCCCAGTTAA